From Demequina lutea, a single genomic window includes:
- a CDS encoding DMT family transporter, with product MTRRGLILFGSLGVAWGIPYLFIKIAVGELAPEVVVLARSALAAVLLLPIAAFRHEIAPVLRRWRPMLVYTVVEMVIPWYLLSSAETRLPSSTTGLLIAAVPLAGIAVAWALGKPTQFRGWNWVGIAVGMAGVGALVGFDVHGSNLSAVAEVAVVVVGYALGPAVLAHWVPELPGVGVAAVSLAAVAVIYTPVVALRGSWPIAWPSGGVVTSIVVLAVVCSALAFVMMIALIGEIGPVRSTAITYVNPAVAIFAGVLFLSERLTIWKVLGLALVLGGSALATRHRPIPAVPLDPTVDEALAATGR from the coding sequence ATGACGCGACGCGGACTCATCCTGTTCGGCTCCCTGGGCGTGGCCTGGGGCATTCCGTACCTCTTCATCAAGATCGCCGTGGGGGAACTCGCTCCGGAGGTCGTGGTGCTGGCCCGGTCGGCACTTGCGGCCGTGCTCCTGCTTCCCATCGCGGCGTTCCGCCACGAGATCGCGCCGGTGCTGAGGCGCTGGCGGCCGATGCTCGTTTACACGGTGGTCGAGATGGTGATCCCCTGGTATCTGCTCAGTTCCGCCGAGACGAGGCTTCCCAGTTCCACGACGGGTTTGCTCATCGCCGCTGTTCCTCTCGCAGGGATCGCGGTTGCGTGGGCGCTGGGGAAGCCGACGCAATTTCGCGGATGGAACTGGGTAGGCATCGCCGTGGGCATGGCTGGCGTGGGGGCACTCGTCGGCTTCGATGTGCACGGCTCCAACCTGAGCGCGGTGGCCGAGGTGGCGGTGGTGGTCGTCGGTTACGCGTTGGGCCCCGCCGTCCTGGCGCACTGGGTGCCGGAATTGCCGGGCGTGGGTGTGGCCGCGGTGTCTCTCGCCGCGGTGGCCGTCATCTACACACCTGTGGTGGCGCTGCGCGGATCGTGGCCCATTGCGTGGCCTTCCGGAGGGGTGGTGACGTCGATCGTGGTGCTCGCGGTCGTGTGCTCGGCGCTGGCCTTTGTGATGATGATCGCGCTCATCGGGGAGATCGGGCCGGTGCGCAGCACAGCCATCACGTATGTGAATCCGGCGGTGGCGATATTCGCGGGTGTGCTCTTCCTGAGTGAGCGGCTCACCATCTGGAAGGTGCTTGGCCTCGCGCTCGTGCTCGGCGGCTCGGCGCTCGCCACGCGCCACCGGCCCATCCCGGCCGTGCCGCTCGACCCAACTGTTGACGAGGCCCTCGCGGCGACGGGGCGTTAG
- a CDS encoding helix-turn-helix domain-containing protein, producing MVLQRQSRQSAARRAAERGALGAIVAARRQELGLSQTELGDLAGVSYRIVHHLESGRSDTSLKRVVAVLETLGLHLTIERGAAPEVRAGCDIATQFNLEAVTAPPAGPPSQAAP from the coding sequence ATGGTTCTGCAACGTCAGTCCCGTCAGTCGGCGGCCCGTCGCGCCGCGGAGCGCGGGGCACTCGGCGCCATCGTGGCTGCCCGGCGCCAGGAACTGGGCCTGAGTCAAACTGAACTCGGTGACCTCGCGGGGGTTTCCTACCGCATCGTTCATCATCTCGAATCTGGCCGCTCGGACACGTCGCTCAAGCGAGTCGTAGCCGTCCTTGAGACGCTTGGGCTCCACTTGACCATCGAACGCGGCGCGGCTCCCGAGGTGCGCGCAGGTTGCGACATCGCCACGCAGTTCAACCTCGAGGCCGTCACCGCACCACCCGCTGGGCCGCCGAGCCAGGCAGCACCATGA